In Wolbachia endosymbiont of Aedes albopictus, one DNA window encodes the following:
- the rplA gene encoding 50S ribosomal protein L1, translated as MNTYNDNPKQCLKKIIESASAKFNESVDIAVNLGVDSRKSEEQVRGTVVLPKGIGKNIKVAVFAQDKHLLEAEKAGADIVGGEDLVEEIKKGRKLDVDWCITTPGFMAKITPIAKVLGAKGLMPNPKFGTVTSNIAEAIKTIKSGQIKFRTDKNGVIHGKLGNIKFDIDDLLENLKAFLKVIKDNKPISAKGIYFKGVFLNSTMGEAYKISKVEDII; from the coding sequence ATGAATACATATAATGATAATCCTAAGCAGTGTTTGAAGAAGATTATTGAGTCTGCTTCAGCAAAATTTAATGAATCAGTTGATATTGCAGTCAATTTAGGCGTAGATTCACGTAAATCTGAAGAGCAGGTGCGTGGTACAGTAGTTTTGCCTAAAGGTATCGGGAAGAATATTAAAGTAGCTGTTTTCGCTCAAGATAAACATTTATTAGAAGCTGAAAAAGCTGGTGCTGATATTGTAGGAGGAGAGGATTTAGTTGAAGAAATAAAAAAAGGTAGAAAATTAGATGTTGATTGGTGCATTACTACTCCTGGTTTTATGGCAAAAATCACTCCTATTGCAAAAGTATTGGGTGCTAAAGGGCTGATGCCTAACCCTAAATTTGGTACTGTGACTTCTAACATTGCAGAAGCTATTAAAACCATTAAGTCTGGTCAGATAAAATTTAGAACAGATAAAAATGGTGTTATTCATGGTAAATTAGGAAATATTAAATTTGATATTGATGACTTGCTAGAAAATTTAAAAGCCTTTCTTAAAGTAATTAAAGATAATAAACCTATTTCTGCGAAAGGAATTTACTTTAAGGGTGTTTTTTTAAATTCAACTATGGGTGAAGCTTATAAGATAAGTAAAGTGGAAGATATAATTTAA
- the rplJ gene encoding 50S ribosomal protein L10: protein MKRKNKDEFIQSTINVFVNNDFLILVNFKSINANDSLTLRNSLKSIAGGVLVVKNTLARLALERTGKFSYLSGKFSGSVAIIYSSGIVEVAKLIVDFINANKEKMSVICAAHINELLTVEDVNKLAKLPSLDELRVKIMRLISYDIPARLALSINSSSMRLMRVLDYYSSKK, encoded by the coding sequence GTGAAGCGTAAAAATAAGGATGAATTTATACAGAGCACAATAAACGTATTTGTAAATAATGATTTCTTGATATTAGTAAATTTTAAATCTATAAATGCTAATGATTCATTAACTCTGAGGAATAGCCTGAAGTCTATAGCAGGTGGGGTATTAGTAGTTAAAAACACTCTAGCGCGCTTGGCTTTGGAAAGGACTGGTAAATTTTCTTATTTATCAGGTAAATTTTCTGGTTCTGTTGCTATTATATACTCTAGTGGCATAGTAGAAGTTGCAAAGTTAATAGTTGATTTTATTAATGCTAACAAAGAAAAAATGTCTGTGATTTGCGCGGCTCATATAAATGAATTGTTAACAGTGGAAGATGTTAATAAACTGGCTAAGTTGCCTTCTCTGGATGAATTGCGTGTTAAAATTATGCGTTTAATATCTTATGATATTCCTGCTCGATTGGCGTTGTCTATTAATTCATCTTCTATGAGGCTTATGAGAGTTTTGGATTATTATAGTTCTAAAAAATAA
- the tuf gene encoding elongation factor Tu — protein sequence MTAVVEAFGKPHVNVGTIGHVDHGKTTLTAAITKHYGNFVAYDQIDKAPEERKRGITIATAHVEYQTEKRHYAHVDCPGHADYVKNMIVGAAQMDAAILVVSGVDGPMPQTREHILLAKQVGVGYIVVYINKADVADADMIDLVEMEVRELLNKYGFPGDEVPVVVGSALKALEDDSSEYGKKSIDKLMEKLDEYVAVPPRPVDLPFLLPIEDVFSISGRGTVVTGRIEKGEIKTGEEIEIIGLKATQKTICTGVEMFKKLLDKGSAGLNVGILLRGTKREEVERGQVLAKPGTITPHRKFRAEVYILKKEEGGRHTPFFANYQPQFYLRTTDVTGSIKLLEGKEMVMPGDNVSVEVELQVPIAMDKGLRFAIREGGRTVGSGVVSEILE from the coding sequence ATGACAGCAGTAGTGGAAGCATTTGGAAAGCCGCATGTAAATGTGGGAACAATAGGACATGTGGATCATGGGAAGACGACGTTAACAGCGGCGATAACAAAGCATTATGGAAATTTTGTAGCGTACGATCAGATAGATAAGGCGCCAGAAGAAAGGAAAAGGGGGATAACGATAGCAACAGCGCATGTTGAGTATCAGACGGAAAAAAGGCATTATGCACACGTTGATTGTCCTGGACATGCTGACTATGTAAAGAACATGATAGTAGGTGCAGCACAGATGGATGCGGCAATATTGGTAGTGTCGGGGGTTGATGGGCCAATGCCACAAACGAGAGAGCATATATTGCTAGCGAAGCAGGTAGGTGTTGGATATATCGTGGTGTATATAAATAAAGCTGATGTTGCTGATGCTGATATGATAGATTTGGTAGAGATGGAAGTGAGGGAATTGCTGAATAAATACGGATTTCCAGGGGATGAAGTGCCTGTGGTAGTGGGGTCTGCATTGAAAGCGCTGGAGGATGACAGCAGCGAATATGGAAAGAAATCAATAGATAAATTGATGGAAAAGTTAGATGAATATGTGGCAGTTCCACCAAGGCCTGTGGATTTACCATTTTTATTGCCAATCGAGGATGTATTTTCGATATCGGGGCGAGGAACGGTGGTAACAGGAAGGATAGAGAAGGGGGAGATAAAGACGGGAGAAGAGATAGAGATAATAGGTCTGAAAGCGACGCAAAAGACGATATGCACAGGTGTAGAAATGTTTAAGAAGTTGCTAGATAAGGGGAGTGCAGGACTCAATGTAGGAATATTGCTCAGAGGAACAAAAAGAGAAGAAGTGGAGAGAGGGCAAGTATTAGCAAAACCGGGGACGATAACGCCGCATAGAAAGTTTAGGGCGGAGGTTTATATATTAAAGAAAGAGGAAGGAGGAAGGCATACACCATTTTTTGCGAATTACCAGCCACAGTTTTATTTAAGGACAACGGATGTAACTGGGAGCATAAAATTGCTAGAAGGGAAGGAGATGGTAATGCCAGGAGATAATGTGAGTGTAGAAGTAGAATTGCAAGTACCGATAGCAATGGATAAGGGATTGCGTTTTGCGATAAGAGAAGGCGGTAGAACTGTTGGTTCTGGTGTTGTTTCTGAAATTTTGGAGTGA
- the fusA gene encoding elongation factor G — MEIGISKYRNIGIMAHIDAGKTTTTERILFYTGKQNRIGEVHDGAASMDWMEQEKERGITITSAATTCFWNDHRVNIIDTPGHVDFTIEVERSLRVLDGAVAVFDGVAGVEPQSETVWRQADKYSVPRICFVNKMDRIGANFYRCVDMIKTKLGAAPLVIQLPIGSEKDFKGIIDLISMKAIIWQEETLGAKFSYEDIPSDLLDKAQEYRNLLLDAAAEMDDEAMNTYFESNDLPVDLLKKCVRNGTIKGKFVPVLCGSAFKNKGVQPLLDGVVDFLPSPIDVDVIVGTDPKDSEKKIEIKPSEKEKFVALAFKVMTDKFVGSLTFIRIYSGKLKSKSAVLNAGKNETEGIGRMLLMHANNREDINEAKVGDIVALVGLKRTITGDTLCSSDFPILLERMEFPEPVIEIAVEPKTTSDQEKLGVALNRLVAEDPSLRVSVNAESGQTILKGMGELHLEIIVDRMKREFNVEANVGAPQVAYRETITKSVEIDYIHKKQSGGAGQFAKVKIIFEPLEPGSGFQFESKIVGGAIPKEYIPGVQNGLELIKEGGMISGFPVIDFKATLIDGAFHEVDSSPLAFELAAKGAFKEMANKAGPKMLEPIMKVEIITPEEYMGDIMGDVNSRRGQVSSMETHNSSTIILAFVPLANMFGYINVLRSISQGRAQYSMHFSYYEQVPQYVVDELKLKYN; from the coding sequence ATGGAAATTGGGATATCTAAATACAGAAATATAGGAATAATGGCTCACATAGATGCTGGTAAGACTACCACAACAGAGCGTATTTTATTTTATACTGGCAAGCAAAATAGAATTGGTGAAGTGCACGATGGGGCAGCTTCTATGGATTGGATGGAGCAGGAAAAAGAGCGTGGTATTACAATCACATCTGCTGCAACAACATGTTTTTGGAATGATCATAGGGTCAATATAATAGACACTCCAGGTCACGTTGATTTTACTATTGAAGTTGAGAGATCTTTAAGGGTTTTGGATGGTGCAGTTGCTGTATTTGATGGAGTTGCTGGAGTTGAACCTCAATCTGAAACAGTTTGGCGTCAAGCTGATAAATATAGCGTTCCTCGTATTTGCTTTGTTAATAAGATGGATAGAATAGGGGCAAATTTTTATCGATGTGTTGATATGATAAAGACGAAGCTTGGTGCAGCACCTTTAGTCATTCAGTTGCCAATAGGAAGTGAGAAAGATTTCAAAGGTATAATTGACCTTATTTCTATGAAAGCCATTATATGGCAAGAAGAAACGTTGGGCGCTAAATTTTCTTATGAAGATATTCCTTCTGATTTGCTTGACAAGGCTCAAGAATATCGAAATCTTTTATTAGATGCTGCAGCTGAGATGGATGATGAAGCGATGAATACTTACTTTGAGTCTAACGATCTGCCAGTGGATTTACTGAAAAAATGCGTGAGAAATGGGACCATTAAAGGAAAATTTGTTCCTGTATTATGTGGATCAGCTTTTAAAAATAAAGGCGTACAACCACTTTTAGATGGTGTGGTTGATTTTTTACCTTCTCCTATTGATGTTGATGTAATTGTTGGAACTGATCCTAAAGATTCAGAAAAGAAAATTGAGATCAAACCTTCAGAAAAAGAGAAATTCGTTGCTCTTGCATTTAAAGTGATGACGGATAAGTTTGTAGGTAGCTTGACGTTTATTCGTATTTATTCTGGTAAGTTAAAATCTAAATCTGCTGTATTAAATGCAGGAAAAAATGAGACTGAAGGAATTGGCAGAATGCTGCTTATGCATGCAAATAACAGAGAAGATATAAACGAAGCTAAAGTTGGTGATATAGTTGCCTTAGTTGGATTAAAGAGAACAATTACTGGCGACACTTTATGTTCATCTGATTTTCCTATATTATTAGAGCGTATGGAATTTCCTGAGCCTGTTATTGAAATTGCCGTGGAACCTAAAACTACTTCAGATCAGGAAAAATTAGGTGTTGCTTTAAATAGATTGGTTGCAGAAGATCCTTCTTTAAGAGTGTCAGTAAATGCGGAGAGTGGACAGACTATATTGAAAGGCATGGGTGAGCTGCATCTTGAGATTATTGTTGATAGAATGAAGCGCGAGTTTAACGTTGAAGCTAACGTCGGTGCGCCTCAAGTTGCATATCGTGAAACTATCACTAAATCTGTTGAAATTGATTACATTCATAAAAAACAATCTGGTGGTGCTGGCCAATTTGCAAAAGTAAAGATTATATTTGAACCTCTTGAGCCTGGTTCTGGGTTTCAATTTGAAAGTAAAATTGTAGGTGGTGCAATTCCAAAAGAATATATTCCTGGTGTACAAAATGGTTTAGAGTTGATAAAAGAAGGAGGCATGATCTCTGGTTTTCCGGTTATTGATTTTAAGGCTACCCTTATTGATGGTGCTTTCCATGAAGTTGATTCTAGTCCTTTAGCTTTTGAACTTGCTGCTAAAGGTGCTTTTAAAGAGATGGCAAATAAAGCTGGTCCAAAAATGTTAGAACCTATAATGAAAGTTGAAATCATTACGCCTGAAGAGTATATGGGTGATATCATGGGCGATGTAAATAGCAGAAGGGGGCAAGTTTCAAGTATGGAAACGCATAATAGTAGCACTATAATTCTTGCTTTCGTACCTCTTGCAAATATGTTTGGTTATATAAATGTTTTGCGTTCTATATCTCAGGGAAGAGCTCAGTATAGTATGCATTTTTCTTATTATGAACAAGTACCACAATATGTGGTTGATGAGTTAAAGTTAAAGTATAATTAA
- the secE gene encoding preprotein translocase subunit SecE: MLKSLCVFFYDIKQEIRRIAWVKKQEVLSSLFVVMIVILCFSIFFCFVDFMSLYVIKALFGIIYGM; this comes from the coding sequence ATGTTAAAAAGTTTGTGTGTTTTTTTCTATGATATAAAGCAAGAAATACGAAGGATTGCTTGGGTAAAGAAACAGGAGGTGTTGTCATCTCTATTTGTTGTGATGATTGTTATATTATGCTTTTCGATTTTCTTCTGTTTCGTGGATTTTATGTCTCTTTACGTAATTAAGGCTTTATTTGGAATTATTTATGGAATGTGA
- the nusG gene encoding transcription termination/antitermination protein NusG gives MECEYKWYIIRVDYGYEQNIRELVSNAVYFKKVFIPYQTVCNSKSDIKELCEVYVYMHLCDESKNILNQTPGFCSGESGDFEMISDDEISLKCKEFNRYKWYILRVASNCEEKVRQHILENSMRLSVNGYFKEVFIPYEELSEVELKSKKIATRRKCFPGYVFLYVNLCDEVLNFINNIPKSLKVYGFLKNGNIPKVILDDEIHSMCNALYNAQETKKLGYGYEKGEKVKINDGLFQNFTGKVNMVNDEKKIINVEVSILGKPTIIELDLAQVEKIED, from the coding sequence ATGGAATGTGAATATAAATGGTATATCATTAGAGTTGATTATGGATATGAGCAAAATATACGCGAATTGGTAAGTAATGCTGTTTATTTTAAGAAAGTGTTTATTCCTTATCAAACGGTATGTAATTCAAAGTCTGATATAAAAGAGTTATGTGAAGTGTATGTATATATGCATCTATGTGATGAAAGCAAAAATATTTTGAATCAAACGCCTGGATTCTGCAGTGGTGAATCTGGTGATTTTGAGATGATTTCAGATGATGAGATAAGTTTAAAGTGTAAAGAATTTAATAGATATAAATGGTATATCTTGAGAGTTGCTTCCAATTGTGAAGAGAAAGTGCGCCAACATATATTGGAAAATTCTATGAGATTGAGTGTTAATGGTTACTTTAAGGAAGTTTTTATTCCATATGAAGAGCTAAGTGAAGTAGAGTTGAAATCTAAGAAAATTGCTACACGAAGGAAATGCTTTCCTGGTTATGTCTTTTTATACGTGAATTTATGCGATGAAGTATTGAATTTTATCAATAATATACCAAAATCTCTTAAGGTTTATGGGTTTTTGAAAAATGGTAATATTCCAAAGGTGATTTTGGACGATGAGATTCACTCAATGTGTAATGCACTTTATAATGCTCAAGAGACAAAGAAGTTAGGTTATGGTTATGAAAAAGGTGAAAAAGTGAAAATTAATGATGGTCTTTTTCAAAATTTTACTGGTAAGGTAAATATGGTAAACGATGAGAAAAAAATTATTAATGTGGAAGTATCAATTTTAGGTAAGCCGACAATAATAGAGCTTGATCTGGCTCAAGTAGAAAAAATAGAGGATTAA
- a CDS encoding 50S ribosomal protein L11, with protein sequence MSVIVAKINLLMEAGKAIPGPKIASVLGPRGIPVPKFCEAFNKVTSAANANYKVGDLVTVRISIKDDRSHDFTVSGPPVAYLLKQEAKLSKSSGNPGKELVAKLPMSAIIKVARCKMVDMKMDNEDSAVKMVVGTAKSMGIEVVEG encoded by the coding sequence ATGAGTGTTATAGTTGCTAAGATTAACTTACTTATGGAAGCTGGGAAAGCAATTCCAGGACCGAAAATTGCTTCAGTACTTGGTCCACGTGGTATACCTGTTCCTAAGTTTTGTGAAGCTTTTAATAAAGTTACTAGCGCTGCTAACGCTAATTATAAAGTAGGCGATTTAGTAACAGTGCGAATTTCCATAAAGGATGATCGCTCTCATGATTTTACTGTCAGCGGTCCACCTGTGGCTTATTTACTTAAGCAGGAGGCTAAATTAAGTAAAAGTTCTGGTAATCCTGGTAAAGAATTAGTGGCTAAATTACCTATGTCTGCTATAATTAAAGTGGCAAGGTGCAAGATGGTTGATATGAAAATGGATAATGAAGATTCAGCAGTGAAAATGGTTGTAGGCACTGCAAAATCTATGGGTATAGAAGTTGTGGAAGGTTAG
- the rplL gene encoding 50S ribosomal protein L7/L12: MSNVTSDLVDKILSLNLLEASELVKVLEEKIGFPAGSFLGGAVGAGAPISDNAAAPAAQEKAEYKVVIKEIDASKKIGVIKAVREVNSTLGLKEAKELVESLPKDLTANVPKDEAEKIKQKLIEAGATKVELE, encoded by the coding sequence ATGAGTAATGTAACAAGTGATTTGGTTGATAAAATATTATCTTTAAACCTATTAGAGGCTTCTGAACTTGTAAAAGTTCTAGAAGAGAAAATAGGGTTTCCAGCTGGTTCTTTTCTTGGTGGGGCTGTTGGTGCTGGGGCGCCTATTAGTGATAATGCTGCTGCTCCTGCTGCTCAAGAAAAAGCTGAGTATAAAGTTGTGATTAAAGAAATTGATGCGAGTAAAAAAATAGGAGTTATTAAAGCTGTGAGAGAAGTTAATTCTACATTGGGTTTAAAAGAAGCAAAAGAGTTGGTTGAATCTTTACCTAAAGATTTAACTGCTAATGTTCCTAAAGACGAAGCAGAAAAAATCAAGCAAAAACTTATTGAAGCAGGAGCAACTAAAGTGGAGCTTGAATAA